AATTACATCGGTTTCACTTACAGTAAAGCCCTGTTCTTTAAGTAGCTGGTAAGCCATAGCTGGGTTGTTGACAATCAATCTCAGGATACCAAAATCTGTCGTATCAGCAATCGATAAAGCGCGAATGTTAATTTTGTTACTACCGAGTGTACCAGTGACTTCGGCTAAGCGGCCGGTCTTATTTTCTAAAAACACAGAGATTTGTTTTACTAACATGGACATAACCTCCTATAATTATATTTTTTCGTTATTTTAGTTTAAATTTTATATATCTTACGTTTATTATATTTTACGTTTGTTATATTTTCCGCTTATCTAGAATGCGTTTTGCTTTGCCTTCACTTCTTTCTATGGTCTTCGGCTCAACGAGGCGAATCTTCGCAGCAATTCCAAGTATGCTATCGAGCTCTTGGCGGATTTTCCGCTCCAATTGCTCTAAGCGTTTAATCTTATCTGAGAACATCGACTCCGATACCTCTACTAATATTTCTAGTGTATCAAGTGTGCCGACACGATTAACAACTAATAGATAGTGTGGTTCTGTATCGCCTATAGATAATAGAACGCTTTCTACCTGTGAAGGGAAGACGTTAACACCTCTAATTATTAGCATATCGTCAGAACGGCCCGTTACACGCTTCATTTTGACGTGGGAGCGGCCACAGGAGCAAGGGTCAATAGTTAATCTTGTAATGTCCCTTGTGCGGTATCTAAGTAATGGGATACCTTCCTTAGTGATTGTTGTAATAACTAATTCTCCTTCAGCACCGTATGGTAGTACCTCACATGTGTCTGGATCTATAATCTCAGGAATGAAGTGGTCTTCAAAAATATGCAGACCGTCCTTCTCCTTACATTCTGCAGCGACCCCAGGCCCCATAATTTCACTTAATCCATAGATATCAAAGGCATCGATTTGTAAGCGGTCTTCTATTTCTTGACGCATTTTCTCAGACCATGGCTCTGCACCGAATACACCTGTCTTTAAATTTAGCGATTCCCTTGGAATTCCAGATTCCTCTAGCACCTCAGCTATAAACAAAGCGTAGGAAGGTGTACAGCAAAGCACCTCTGTTCCAAAGTCCTGCATTAGCTTAATCTGTCGCTTAGTATTTCCACCAGAGATAGGTACTACAGTTGCACCTAAATGTTCAGCGCCATAATGAACTCCTAATCCGCCAGTAAATAAACCATAGCCATAGGCGTTTTGAACGACGCTACTAGGGGTAGCTCCGTAGGAGGTTAGTGAGCGTGCCATAAGCTCCTTCCAGTTTTCAATATCATTCTTTGTATAGCCTACAACCGTTGGGTTTCCAGTTGTACCTGAGGAAGCATGTAGACGGACTATGTTTTCCCGAGATGTTGCAAACAGCCCAAAGGGATATTGGTCCCTTAAATCCTGTTTTGTTGTGAATGGAAGCCTTTGCAGGTCGCTTAAAGATTGGATATCGTCTGGTTTAATTCCAAGCTCCGAAAGCTTTTCTTGATAGAAGGGTACATTTTCATAGACCCGCTTTACTAGCTGTTGAAGCCTTTCGAGCTGCAAAACTTCTAATTCATTACGCTCTATTGTTTCTAATTCTGTACTAAAATACATAAAAAACCCCTCTCTCCATAGAACTGTTATATAGCATATGAGTTATAAAGAACTCTAATTCTACAAAAGAGGGGGTTATCCTGCAAAAATATCTGATTTTTTAGAAAATTAATTTTCTTCCCAAGTTAAATCTATTGTGTCACCTGTCTTTAAAGGAGCATCAAAGGTTGCTGGGCTGCCATTAAGAAGCATTTTTAGGCGACTTGAGTCCTTGGGTTTTTTTGCCATGATGTCAATGAATTTAAAAATATCATTAAACATTAATTGAATGTGATTATTACGTACCACTTCAATTACGTCCTTATCGGCTACTTCATTTGATAGCTGAGTGGGATTGCCTTTGTTAAGTATTTTAATACCTGGATGGTATAGGGTAACAGGGCTGCCATTGACCTTAACATTTACTTCATAGCCGACTATTAATTCAGGTTCAATTACGTCATACAGTTTATAGGCTTTATGCTGCTGGGTCTGCATACTAATATTATCATTAGGACGAACCCGTGTACTAAGGCTTGCTATTTGGTCATTTAGGAAAATCTCAGACTTACCACCTGGAAGTAATTTTGTTTGTCCATTAACTACAATTGACATATCACTGTTTCCAGTTGCATAGTCGGTAATACCTACAGCCTCAAAACACTCTTTTACTGTTGATGGGGGATGGCAAATGATACTTGCACGATCAGCAAGCTGCTGGTCTATAGTAGCGGGCTTACCGTTATAGAAAATTAATACGGGTAGCTCTCGGGACTGTCCTTTAAGGACGACCTGTAACGGTGCCAATTCGTCGTCTTTAAGAATGTCAGCAATCGTTCCAGTAGCATCTGCTCCAGGCATGCCAGGTTCTATAATTAATTGATCATCTTCTTTAATGATGGTATCTAGGGTAGCTGGTTCGTTATTTAATAAAATTAAAGGTGGAGTGCCGTATTTACCCCTTATTATACGTATGCTGCCGTTGACCTCGACGCTAAGTGCCATGCCAGGCTTACCATGTAACTTATGCATATCTATGCCAGCAGCGATTAGCGCATCACCGACAGTTAGTTTTTTCAAATCGAAGACACGAACCTTTTTGTTATTAACCTTTATATTGATAAAATCAATGTGGTGAGCTAATGCCGACACAACTATACCAACAGGCGTAACTGCCTCTGGACCCTTTAGGATTTCATGCTGGCCTATTAAGTTACTAATAGCCTCAGCGCCCCTAACAGCCACCCTTTCTTTCGGTAGGCTTACCTTTTGCGCTAATATTTCTGGTAATAGGGGAGTCATGCTACCACCCCCTACTAGCATAATAGCCTGCGGTGTAACTTTGTTCAGACTGAGTATGCGCTCGGCAATTTGATTAGCCAATACATCTACATGCTCGCGAATCTCACTAATAATTTCTTTACTTGCCTTCTCATAGCTAAATCCGAGTACGTCCTCGTAGGTAACGGTTTCTTCCCTGAGGGACCTTTTGAGAGCTTCGGCTACATTGAAATCCAATAGATATTTCTGGCTAATGGCTTCCGTTATTTCATCCCCAGCGCTAGGTACCATATCGTAGGCTGTGATTGTACCTTCGGCAGTTATGGCAATATCAGAA
The sequence above is a segment of the Desulfuribacillus alkaliarsenatis genome. Coding sequences within it:
- a CDS encoding ACT domain-containing protein; translation: MLVKQISVFLENKTGRLAEVTGTLGSNKINIRALSIADTTDFGILRLIVNNPAMAYQLLKEQGFTVSETDVIAVEIDDSPGGLSRVLRLMDENKINIEYLYAFLEKKEEAALVVFRVEEIERAIETLQKNNITVLKGAQVYEL
- a CDS encoding cell division protein FtsA, translating into MQQPAPIFALDIGTRSIVGILAYPEGDKLNIASCEVFEHQERSMLDGQIHDVLKVASIIKAIKQKIEDEHSIQLTHAAVAAAGRSLKTVRTTLTHSIKDKPFTSRDEVIAFELEAVQQAQKMLVKENEGVDKTKYHCVGYSIVEYAIDGSPIASIIDQYGEQAKIDVIATFLPRVVVDSLQAALERADLEISALTLEPIAAINVLIPPTMRKLNLALVDIGAGTSDIAITAEGTITAYDMVPSAGDEITEAISQKYLLDFNVAEALKRSLREETVTYEDVLGFSYEKASKEIISEIREHVDVLANQIAERILSLNKVTPQAIMLVGGGSMTPLLPEILAQKVSLPKERVAVRGAEAISNLIGQHEILKGPEAVTPVGIVVSALAHHIDFINIKVNNKKVRVFDLKKLTVGDALIAAGIDMHKLHGKPGMALSVEVNGSIRIIRGKYGTPPLILLNNEPATLDTIIKEDDQLIIEPGMPGADATGTIADILKDDELAPLQVVLKGQSRELPVLIFYNGKPATIDQQLADRASIICHPPSTVKECFEAVGITDYATGNSDMSIVVNGQTKLLPGGKSEIFLNDQIASLSTRVRPNDNISMQTQQHKAYKLYDVIEPELIVGYEVNVKVNGSPVTLYHPGIKILNKGNPTQLSNEVADKDVIEVVRNNHIQLMFNDIFKFIDIMAKKPKDSSRLKMLLNGSPATFDAPLKTGDTIDLTWEEN
- a CDS encoding phenylacetate--CoA ligase family protein; the protein is MYFSTELETIERNELEVLQLERLQQLVKRVYENVPFYQEKLSELGIKPDDIQSLSDLQRLPFTTKQDLRDQYPFGLFATSRENIVRLHASSGTTGNPTVVGYTKNDIENWKELMARSLTSYGATPSSVVQNAYGYGLFTGGLGVHYGAEHLGATVVPISGGNTKRQIKLMQDFGTEVLCCTPSYALFIAEVLEESGIPRESLNLKTGVFGAEPWSEKMRQEIEDRLQIDAFDIYGLSEIMGPGVAAECKEKDGLHIFEDHFIPEIIDPDTCEVLPYGAEGELVITTITKEGIPLLRYRTRDITRLTIDPCSCGRSHVKMKRVTGRSDDMLIIRGVNVFPSQVESVLLSIGDTEPHYLLVVNRVGTLDTLEILVEVSESMFSDKIKRLEQLERKIRQELDSILGIAAKIRLVEPKTIERSEGKAKRILDKRKI